A single genomic interval of Pirellulales bacterium harbors:
- a CDS encoding DUF1016 N-terminal domain-containing protein — translation MSKPPRKGKRTPQTKALVSAHAVPVDFNEVLRLIEAARARAFAAINQELVGLYWQIGEYISRKLESARMGRRSGSAIGRPHCPDAPRLERFHPAQPVSDAAVLRDLCGRRKSITAGDTIALDP, via the coding sequence ATGAGCAAACCCCCCAGGAAGGGAAAGCGCACGCCTCAGACCAAGGCACTCGTATCCGCTCATGCCGTGCCCGTCGATTTTAACGAGGTGCTGCGACTCATCGAGGCGGCGCGCGCCCGTGCCTTCGCAGCCATCAATCAAGAGCTGGTCGGCCTTTACTGGCAAATCGGCGAATACATCAGCCGCAAGCTTGAATCGGCCCGCATGGGGCGAAGGAGTGGTTCAGCAATTGGCCGACCACATTGCCCGGACGCACCCAGGCTTGAAAGGTTTCACCCGGCGCAACCTGTTTCGGATGCGGCAGTTCTACGAGACCTATGTGGGCGACGAAAAAGTATCACCGCTGGTGACACAATTGCCCTGGACCCATAA
- a CDS encoding type II toxin-antitoxin system HicA family toxin, with amino-acid sequence MKRVDLIREIEGLGCEFVRHGGKHDWYRNPTTGVYQPVPRHREIKDRLARHILNMLSNPPAPPPGSP; translated from the coding sequence ATGAAGCGAGTGGACTTGATCCGTGAGATCGAAGGACTCGGTTGTGAGTTCGTGCGGCATGGGGGAAAGCACGACTGGTATCGCAACCCGACCACCGGAGTCTATCAGCCGGTCCCGCGCCACCGGGAGATCAAGGACAGGCTGGCCCGTCACATCCTCAACATGCTGAGCAATCCACCGGCGCCTCCTCCCGGCAGCCCGTAA
- a CDS encoding type II toxin-antitoxin system HicB family antitoxin gives MHTVKYIYWQEDGAWLGYLQDFPDYWTQAETLEELKQHLRDLYADLSGGELPGIRKVDDLVVS, from the coding sequence ATGCACACGGTCAAGTACATCTACTGGCAAGAGGATGGGGCGTGGTTGGGCTACCTGCAGGACTTCCCAGACTACTGGACGCAAGCCGAGACGCTCGAGGAGCTTAAGCAACACCTGCGCGACTTGTACGCTGATCTCAGCGGCGGTGAGCTCCCAGGGATTCGCAAAGTGGACGATTTGGTCGTCTCATGA
- a CDS encoding DUF58 domain-containing protein, whose amino-acid sequence MSTASLPLLSPELLAQLERLELVSRKVFRGRMKGERRSSRKGQSVEFADFRSYVHGDDLRFIDWNTYARLDRLFLKLYLEEEDLHFYALIDASTSMTFGEPSKLQYAKQLAAALGFIGLVRSDRVKIETLGQPASKPGPVWRGRRSLWRMLDHLEHLEAGEEVTLAQGVKNFCLRNSGKGIVVLISDLLDKHGFQDALRYLVARQMDAYLIHVLSPEEVDPDVKGDLRLIDCEDEDVAEITVSAPLLKRYKQTLAAFVDSAREFCNRRGMTYLLANTQVPVDQLISSYLRKRGLVR is encoded by the coding sequence GTGTCCACCGCGTCGTTACCGCTTCTCAGTCCGGAATTGTTGGCTCAACTCGAGCGTCTGGAACTTGTCAGCCGCAAGGTCTTCCGCGGGCGGATGAAGGGCGAGCGGCGCAGCAGCCGCAAAGGGCAGAGCGTCGAGTTCGCCGACTTCCGCAGCTACGTGCATGGCGACGACCTGCGGTTCATCGACTGGAACACCTACGCCCGGCTCGATCGGCTGTTTCTCAAGCTCTATCTGGAAGAAGAAGACCTGCACTTCTACGCCTTGATCGACGCCAGCACGTCGATGACCTTCGGCGAACCCAGCAAGCTGCAATACGCCAAGCAGTTGGCCGCCGCATTGGGATTCATCGGGCTGGTGCGGTCCGACCGCGTGAAGATCGAAACGCTCGGCCAGCCGGCCAGCAAGCCAGGGCCGGTGTGGCGCGGCCGCCGCAGCTTGTGGCGCATGCTCGACCATCTGGAGCACCTCGAAGCCGGCGAAGAAGTCACGTTGGCCCAAGGCGTGAAGAACTTTTGCCTGCGGAATTCGGGCAAGGGCATCGTCGTGCTCATCAGCGACCTGCTCGACAAGCACGGCTTTCAAGACGCGCTGCGGTATCTCGTCGCCCGGCAGATGGACGCCTACCTCATCCATGTTCTTTCGCCGGAGGAGGTCGATCCCGACGTGAAGGGCGACTTGCGGCTGATCGACTGCGAAGACGAGGACGTGGCCGAGATCACCGTCAGCGCCCCGCTGCTGAAGCGGTACAAGCAGACCTTGGCGGCGTTTGTCGATAGTGCCCGTGAGTTCTGCAACCGCCGCGGCATGACGTACTTGTTGGCCAACACGCAGGTGCCGGTGGACCAGTTGATTTCCAGTTATTTGAGGAAGCGAGGGTTGGTGCGGTGA